Part of the Paenibacillus guangzhouensis genome is shown below.
GGCTCCATACAATAGCGCATTTGGATTATTATCTGAACCAATTCGTTGAAAATGCGAGAGCGAACGGCGTTCATGTGCACTTCGCTGCGGATGGAAAGGAAGCGGTCGAGCTGTCGATGAAGATTGCCGCTTCGAAGCAAGCGCGCTCGGTTGTGAAGTCGAAATCGATGGTCTCGGAGGAACTGCATATCAATGCGGCGCTGGAGAACATGGGGATCGAAGCGGTCGAGACCGACCTCGGCGAATATATTATTCAGCTTGCGGGGGAGACACCATCGCATATTATCATCCCAGCGATTCACAAGAACCGCTATCAAATCGCGGAGCTGCTCTCGAAGGAAGCTGGTGAGACACTGCCGGCTGACACGTCCATCCTCGCGGGCTTCGTTCGTCGGAAATTAAGAGAGAAGTTCCTCGATGCGGAGATCGGCATGACGGGCTGCAACTTCGCGATTGCGGAGACGGGATCGATGGTTCTCTTCGAAAATGAGGGCAATGCGCGTATGGTCTCGACGGTGCCAAAGACGCAGATTACACTGATGGGGATGGAGCGGATCATCCCGACTTTCGCGGATCTTGAAGTCATGGCGACGCTGCTGCCGCGTTCGGCGACTGGGCAGAAGCTGACGGTGTACATGTCGGCGATTTCCGGCCCGAAGCGGTCAGCGGATGCGGACGGACCAGACGAGATGCATATCATTATCGTGGATAATGGGCGGTCACTCCAGCTTGGGGATCCCGAATTCCAAGAGCTGCTTAACTGTATTCGCTGCGGCGCTTGTCTGAATGCGTGCCCGGTCTATCGTCACATTGGCGGTCATGCCTACGGCGGCACATACAGCGGACCGATCGGAGCGGTACTGACGCCGGCATTGCAGAGCAATGTCGCGGAGTGGGACGATATCGCGAATGCGTCGAGCCTCTGCGGGGCGTGTTATGAAGCATGTCCGGTCAAGATTCCGCTGCACGACATGCTCGTCTATTTGCGTAATCGCAAGGTAGAGAAGGGCTATGGGCAGACGGCGGAGAAAATCGGCATGAAAGGCTTCGCGGCGATCATGTCCAATTCCAAGCGGATGCGCAGCGTGATTAAGATGGGGCAGATCGGGCAAAAGTTGGTTGCTCGCCAAGGGATGATCAAGACGAAGATTGGCCCGTTAAAGGGATGGAATAGCGTACGTCATCTACCGAGCTTGCCGAACCAGTCTTTCCGTGAACGGTGGGAGACGCTGGAGCAAGAGGTGCAGGCTTCTAACCCGTCGATGAGCGACGAGGTTCGCGAGCGGATGGAGCAGGCGTTAGAACAGCGGAAGAACGGAGGAAGACATCATGGCTGATCAAGAATTGTCACTGCTCGAGCAGTTAGAGAAGGAATCGCGGGCGAAACAGGTGGAATTCATCGGCGGCATCGCGGCGAAGCTGGGACGCAAGGAAATTGCGCAGAAGCCTGTGCATCCATTCCGCGGCGCGCCGGATTTCTGGACCCAGCTGAACTGGTCGAAGGAAGAGAAGATCGAGCGGTTCATGGACAACTGGCAGAGTGTTGGCGGTCATACCGCACGCTTCCAGACGATGGAGGAAGCAAAGCAGTTCATTGTAGAGCGGGCGACTGAGCTCGGCGCACGCCATGTGATTCGACAGAATCAACCGACGCTGAATGAACTTGGGCTGGAAGAGGCGCTGCCGACAGCCGAGGTCCGCGTCTGGAACAGCGAACCTGCGGCGAATTGGCGAGCCCATGCGGCAGGCGCAGATATCGGGATCGCGGTCGTGGATCATGCGATTGCATATACGGGGACGATTACCGTATTGTCTTCGCCGGAGCAAGGGCGCTCTGTCACGCTGCTGCCAACGGTGATGATGGCGATCATTCCCGTCGAGCGGCTTAAGACACGGATGGGCGAAGTGATGGAGCGAATCGACGGCATGCGTAGAGAGGACTTGCCTGCGGGGATTCACTTTATTACGGGACCTAGCCGTTCCTCGGATATCGAGAATGACCTGACGATCGGTGTCCATGGTCCGGGGATTGTCTATGCGCTAATTGTAGGGTAATCTAGGACGTGGATAGGTTGTACGATTGGAGCGGATGGAAGGCATGGAAATTACGCGATTGGCCAAACGGAATCACTATGAAGAAATTATCGAGCAGCTGAAACGGCTGATCTTGGACGGTCGTGTGAAGGTCGGCGAGAAGCTGCCGTCGACGAAGGAGCTGTCGGAGCGGTTCGGCGTCGGACGTTCCACGATGCGCGAAGCCCTAAGCGCGCTTAAGGCGATGGGACTCATCGAGATTCGGCAGGGCGGCGGCTGTACGGTCATCTCCTCATCCGTGATGGAGATCGAAATGCCGGAATTAAGTTCGCTGCGGATGAATCGCAGTACCGTGCTCGAGCTGATCGAGGCACGGAAGGCGCTCGAGGTCTCGAACGCGGCGCTAGCGGCCGAGAAGGCGACGGATGAGGATAAACGGAAGCTGCGGGCGATTGTTGCGGAAATGGAGCAGACGATCGGTGATGACCAGGCGGGAGAACGGACAGATCTGGAATTTCATCTGATGTTGGCACAGGCGACGCATAACTCGGTTCTGCTGCGATTGTTCGAGTCGATTGCGGAGCAAATGGAGCGGGCGATCCAACAGACGCGGCGGGTGGAACTCTATGCGAATCGATCGGTCTCAGCTCGGCTCTATGAGGAGCATCTCTCGATCTGTGAGGCGATCCAGCAAGGGCAGCCAGCGGAGGCGGAACAGGCGATGCGAGCGCATCTCCAGCATGTCGAGAGCATTCTGACGAAATATATTTAAGCTAAAACATAGAAATGACGTACCTCTACACCGCGTGATGGCGGAGTGAGCCGTACGTCATTTTTTTGCATTCATTTATAACAATCTGTTAGTTGCGAATTCTTGCCTTCACCGTTCTCGCATATTCCGTCGGGCTCATGCGTGTCTTCTTCTTGAAGCTTTTTGAGAAATAATGAACGCTGCTGAATCCAAGTCGTGTGGCGATCTCTGTCATGTTAGCGGTCTCTTCACGCATGATCATTTTGGCATGCTCCATTCGCAGGTGCATCATGTATTCCATCACCGTATGGCCTGTCTGCTGCTTGAAGAGGTCCTTCAGCCGCGTCTTCGAGATGAGGAACCTCTGGCTAAGCGATTCAAGCGAATGCATATCAGCGAGATGCTCTTCCAGGTAGAACGTAATTCGTTTGACGAGATCGTCACTAATGTTCTCCCGGGCTGCAGAGGACAGCGACTTGGGCGATACAGGCTGAGCAATCAGATGTTTGCGCAGAAGTCGAATCAGAAACGCCTCTAGATAACACTTGATGAGCTGCTCTCCGCCAATCGGCGCGTTGGCCTGACGGATGATCGGGTGACCGCAAGGGATTTGGAACGCCTGGCGTCCTTCCTCAACGATCATCGCGAGTAGATTTCGTTCCTCGTTCGCGAGCGAGATGACTTGATCCTCGAAATGCTTCATTGCTTCAGAATGGCAATCGAAGGTCATGACAATCAGGTTCGGTGCTTTGCCTTGGAGCGCGCAGAAGCTGTGGTATTCATTCGGTTTGTGAAAAATAATCTCGCCTTGCGCAAGCGTATGGGTGGTATGATCCACCGTCACGTTCACCGTACCGCGATCGACATAGAGAAACTCCCAGAAATCATGGCGCTCTCCGGTAAATTCATAGTCTTTGCTGAATTCAAAATAATGGAACGTAATCAAATTATGAATTTCAATGAGCTGCTGCAGCGTGGTGCGGGTAAAGACATATTCTTCGACCGGCCGGGTCTCGGGTTGTTCGTCGGTGCTCATGTCGGAAGGACTCCTTTCCGTGAAATTCGCGTTAGCTTGTTTATCTATTATATCAATTCTCCCCTTCGAAAAGTACCAAAAAACGGGCTTCGAGGACAAAGAATCCTGCGCAGCTTGGACTTATACTAGAGTTGCATTGAGCGGATAGAACGAGGAGGTTTTTAACATATGAAACTGGGTGTTATTGGCTATGGAAGCCGGATAAGTTATGTCATATCGGAAATGATCAATCAAGATGCGCGGTGCCATATTGCGGCGATCGTCGACGTGCGCAAGGATGAGATTCGTCAGACATTGGCCGAACAAGGAAATACGGACGTACGGTTCTATGATACGGCGGAAGAAATGCTGGCATCTGAAACGTTGGATGGCGTGGTGATTGGTACGCGTTGTTCGCTCCATACGGAGATGGCGGTTAAGGTACTCGCGACAGGACTGCCATTATATCTGGAGAAGCCGGTCTCGACGACCATGGAGGATCTCTATCGGCTCAAAGCGGCATATGAGGCATCGAGCTCGCAGGTGATCGTTTCTTTCCCGCTGCGTCATTCGGAGATCGTGAAGCAGGTGAAGGAGATCATCAACTCGGGCAAACTTGGCACGATCGAGCATGTCCAAGCGGTGAACAACGTGCCTTACGGCAACGTCTATTTTCAGAACTGGTACCGCGACGAGGAAGAGACGGGCGGATTATTCCTCCAGAAAGCGACGCATGACCTGGATTACCTCAATGACGTGCTTCAGTTGAAGCCGGTGAGCGTGTGCGCGATGACGTCGAAACAGATTTTCAAAGGAACGAAGCCGGCCGGCCTCAAATGCAAAGATTGCGAAGAGAACCGGACTTGTGCGGAGAGTACGGCATTCAAGACCGATGGTACGGAGCTGTGGGAGTATTGCGCCTTCGCGGAGGATACAGGCAATGAGGATTCGGGCAGCTGTATCGTACGGTACGAGACGGGCATGCATCTGACGTATTCACAGAACTTCTTCGCACGGCGCGGAGCGCAAGCACGCGGGGCCAGGTTCCTGGGCTACAAAGGCACGGTCGAGTTCGATTTCTACACCGGCATCGTCAAAGTCCACATGCACCATACCCCACGGGTGGAGACTTATGATTTCTCGCTCGGCGGCGGGCATTTTGGCGGAGATACGGATTTGGCAAAAAATTTCGTCGAGCTGATGCAAGGGACGGCGGAATCCCGGTATTCGCTTGAGGACGGGCTACTTAGCGCATTGATGTGCCTCAAGGCGAGAGAATCGGCGATGACGGATACGTTCCAATCGCTGGCGTGGAGCGATGTTCAGGAAGCAGTGTACGTTTAGAAAAATACAGACGAGAGAAGGGATCGAACGATATGGAACAATCCAATCTTTTTCAATCGATAACATTGCACGCATTAACCAAAGTATTCGCGGACGAGAAACCGCTTGGTGAGGCCTATACCCAAGGTTCGGCGCTAAATGGGGAGACATTCGCTTTCCAAGTGGCCTATACGTCAGAACGCTTGCTCAAAAATTTGAAAGTCGAAGTCGAATCGTCGATCGGACTGCCTGTCCATGTGAGAGCGGTAGGGTTAGTGCCTTCGGAAATGCCTTGCTATTTCGACCATGATGCAGACGTGCTCCGGACGACGGCTGGATTGTACCCTGACCCATTGTACGAATTGGAAAATACCCCAGTTCATGCGCTGCCAGATCAGTGGCGTTCGCTCTGGATTCATGTGGATCTGGACGAGACAGTGCAGCCGGGCGATCATGAGGTGAAGGTAACGATCACATCGGTGGAAGGGGAGCTGCTCGCGACGAATACGTTCGTGCTGAATGTCATTCCAGCGCAGCTGCCGAAGCAGCGGCTAATCCATACGGAATGGTTCCATACGGATTGCATTGCGACGCAATATGGTGTGGATGTGTTCAGTGAAGCGCATTGGGCGCTGCTCGAGAAGTTCATCGGAACGGCCGTAAAGCATGGCATGAACATGATTCTAACGCCGTTATTCACGCCGCCGCTTGATACGGCGATTGGTGGACAACGTCCAACGGTTCAGTTGGTCGATGTGGAAGTGCTGGGGGACGGGGCGTATTCCTTCGGCTTCGATCGATTGACGCGTTGGGTAGCGATGTGCCGGAACGTGGGCGTGGAATATTTCGAATTCTCGCACTTGTTCACGCAGTGGGGGGCGAAGCATGCACCGAAGATCATCGCCAAGGTGAACGGCGCGGAACAGCAAATTTTCGGCTGGAATACGATCTCGACATCTGCGGAATATCGCAGCTTCATTGATCAGTTCTTGCCGGCATTGGATGCCTACATTCAGGTCAATGGGCTGAGCGGGCAAAGCTGGTTCCATATCTCGGATGAGCCGAGTCAGGATCATCTAGAGACGTATATGGCCGCAAGCGAAATGGTGCGGAAGCATCTATCTGCTTACCCGATTATGGATGCATTGTCATCGCTGGAGTTCTACGAGCAGGGACTCGTGCAGCGTCCGATTCCAGCGAACGACCATATTGAACCGTTCCTCCGTGCTGAGGTACCGGATCTCTGGACCTACTATTGCTGCTCGCAGGATGACCAAGTCTCGAATCGTTATTTCAATATGCCTTCGGCGCGCAACCGCGTGCTGGGCTTCCAATTGTATAAGTTCGGTCTGCAAGGGTTCCTGCATTGGGGATATAACTTCTGGTATACCCAGTATTCATTGGATCAGCAGATCGATCCTTATCGGACGACGGATGCCGGTTGCGCGTTCCCGTCAGGCGACGCTTACCTGGTCTACCCAGGTGAAGCGGGACCGGTTGAGTCGGTTCGCTTGGAAGTGCTGCATCAAGGATTGCAGGATTTGCGCGCTCTAGAGCTGCTAGAGTCCTGGATCGGCAAAGCCAAGACGGTTGCGTTGATCGAAGAAGGACTTGCGACGCCGATCACGTTCTCGGAATACCCGCGCGGTAATGGTGAATGGCTCTTAGCTGCAAGGGAGCGAATTAATCAAGCGATTGCGGAACATTGCTGTCTGACGAATGGATAGATAGAGTAAAACCTGCCGAGCGAGGACTCGGCAGGTTTTTTTGTGTGCTGCTTCTAGGGGACTATTTGATCTCTAGAGATTCGGCAGACTCTTCGACGCGTAGAATGGTCGGTCGCTCATTTGGTTGATGGTTCGGCGCATGGATAGCGAGCAGCAGATTGTTATACCAATCGCGGAATAACATGCCGTGTCCGCCATCTTCGACAGCGAGCGGCAGTTCCTCTTGTACCCAAGGGCCTATAATTCTACCG
Proteins encoded:
- a CDS encoding Gfo/Idh/MocA family protein — translated: MKLGVIGYGSRISYVISEMINQDARCHIAAIVDVRKDEIRQTLAEQGNTDVRFYDTAEEMLASETLDGVVIGTRCSLHTEMAVKVLATGLPLYLEKPVSTTMEDLYRLKAAYEASSSQVIVSFPLRHSEIVKQVKEIINSGKLGTIEHVQAVNNVPYGNVYFQNWYRDEEETGGLFLQKATHDLDYLNDVLQLKPVSVCAMTSKQIFKGTKPAGLKCKDCEENRTCAESTAFKTDGTELWEYCAFAEDTGNEDSGSCIVRYETGMHLTYSQNFFARRGAQARGARFLGYKGTVEFDFYTGIVKVHMHHTPRVETYDFSLGGGHFGGDTDLAKNFVELMQGTAESRYSLEDGLLSALMCLKARESAMTDTFQSLAWSDVQEAVYV
- a CDS encoding DUF4091 domain-containing protein, producing MEQSNLFQSITLHALTKVFADEKPLGEAYTQGSALNGETFAFQVAYTSERLLKNLKVEVESSIGLPVHVRAVGLVPSEMPCYFDHDADVLRTTAGLYPDPLYELENTPVHALPDQWRSLWIHVDLDETVQPGDHEVKVTITSVEGELLATNTFVLNVIPAQLPKQRLIHTEWFHTDCIATQYGVDVFSEAHWALLEKFIGTAVKHGMNMILTPLFTPPLDTAIGGQRPTVQLVDVEVLGDGAYSFGFDRLTRWVAMCRNVGVEYFEFSHLFTQWGAKHAPKIIAKVNGAEQQIFGWNTISTSAEYRSFIDQFLPALDAYIQVNGLSGQSWFHISDEPSQDHLETYMAASEMVRKHLSAYPIMDALSSLEFYEQGLVQRPIPANDHIEPFLRAEVPDLWTYYCCSQDDQVSNRYFNMPSARNRVLGFQLYKFGLQGFLHWGYNFWYTQYSLDQQIDPYRTTDAGCAFPSGDAYLVYPGEAGPVESVRLEVLHQGLQDLRALELLESWIGKAKTVALIEEGLATPITFSEYPRGNGEWLLAARERINQAIAEHCCLTNG
- a CDS encoding FadR/GntR family transcriptional regulator, whose amino-acid sequence is MEITRLAKRNHYEEIIEQLKRLILDGRVKVGEKLPSTKELSERFGVGRSTMREALSALKAMGLIEIRQGGGCTVISSSVMEIEMPELSSLRMNRSTVLELIEARKALEVSNAALAAEKATDEDKRKLRAIVAEMEQTIGDDQAGERTDLEFHLMLAQATHNSVLLRLFESIAEQMERAIQQTRRVELYANRSVSARLYEEHLSICEAIQQGQPAEAEQAMRAHLQHVESILTKYI
- a CDS encoding LutC/YkgG family protein, whose product is MADQELSLLEQLEKESRAKQVEFIGGIAAKLGRKEIAQKPVHPFRGAPDFWTQLNWSKEEKIERFMDNWQSVGGHTARFQTMEEAKQFIVERATELGARHVIRQNQPTLNELGLEEALPTAEVRVWNSEPAANWRAHAAGADIGIAVVDHAIAYTGTITVLSSPEQGRSVTLLPTVMMAIIPVERLKTRMGEVMERIDGMRREDLPAGIHFITGPSRSSDIENDLTIGVHGPGIVYALIVG
- a CDS encoding LutB/LldF family L-lactate oxidation iron-sulfur protein, which translates into the protein MSHGQQAGTVKERSHIALNNEFLRKAVKFTTERLRNGKKKATAEHGNWEEWRERGRQIRLHTIAHLDYYLNQFVENARANGVHVHFAADGKEAVELSMKIAASKQARSVVKSKSMVSEELHINAALENMGIEAVETDLGEYIIQLAGETPSHIIIPAIHKNRYQIAELLSKEAGETLPADTSILAGFVRRKLREKFLDAEIGMTGCNFAIAETGSMVLFENEGNARMVSTVPKTQITLMGMERIIPTFADLEVMATLLPRSATGQKLTVYMSAISGPKRSADADGPDEMHIIIVDNGRSLQLGDPEFQELLNCIRCGACLNACPVYRHIGGHAYGGTYSGPIGAVLTPALQSNVAEWDDIANASSLCGACYEACPVKIPLHDMLVYLRNRKVEKGYGQTAEKIGMKGFAAIMSNSKRMRSVIKMGQIGQKLVARQGMIKTKIGPLKGWNSVRHLPSLPNQSFRERWETLEQEVQASNPSMSDEVRERMEQALEQRKNGGRHHG
- a CDS encoding AraC family transcriptional regulator, translated to MSTDEQPETRPVEEYVFTRTTLQQLIEIHNLITFHYFEFSKDYEFTGERHDFWEFLYVDRGTVNVTVDHTTHTLAQGEIIFHKPNEYHSFCALQGKAPNLIVMTFDCHSEAMKHFEDQVISLANEERNLLAMIVEEGRQAFQIPCGHPIIRQANAPIGGEQLIKCYLEAFLIRLLRKHLIAQPVSPKSLSSAARENISDDLVKRITFYLEEHLADMHSLESLSQRFLISKTRLKDLFKQQTGHTVMEYMMHLRMEHAKMIMREETANMTEIATRLGFSSVHYFSKSFKKKTRMSPTEYARTVKARIRN